The proteins below come from a single Streptomyces sp. SCSIO 75703 genomic window:
- a CDS encoding HAD-IIA family hydrolase, whose translation MADRRPIESWLTDMDGVLIHEGVPIPGADAFVKRLRESGKPFLVLTNNSIYTPRDLHARLRRMGLDVPVEAIWTSALATAKFLDDQRPGGSAYVIGEAGLTTALHDIGYILTDHEPDYVVLGETRTYSFEAMTKAVRLIEAGARFICTNPDETGPSAEGPLPATGAVAALITKATGKQPYFAGKPNPLMMRTGLNAIGAHSESSAMIGDRMDTDVLAGMEAGMRTFLVLTGLTRPEQVEDFPFRPSEVVDSIADLVDRV comes from the coding sequence ATGGCAGACCGCAGGCCCATCGAGTCCTGGCTCACCGACATGGACGGGGTGCTCATCCACGAGGGCGTACCGATCCCCGGCGCCGACGCCTTCGTCAAGCGGCTGCGCGAGTCGGGCAAGCCGTTCCTGGTGCTCACCAACAACTCCATCTACACGCCGCGCGACCTGCACGCCCGGCTGCGCCGCATGGGTCTGGACGTGCCCGTCGAGGCCATCTGGACCTCGGCGCTGGCCACCGCCAAGTTCCTGGACGACCAGCGGCCGGGCGGCTCCGCCTACGTCATCGGCGAGGCGGGTCTGACCACCGCCCTGCACGACATCGGCTACATCCTCACCGACCACGAACCGGACTACGTGGTCCTCGGCGAGACCCGCACCTACTCCTTCGAGGCGATGACCAAGGCGGTCCGGCTGATCGAGGCCGGCGCCCGCTTCATCTGCACCAACCCCGACGAGACCGGCCCCTCCGCCGAGGGGCCGCTTCCGGCGACCGGCGCGGTGGCCGCGCTGATCACCAAGGCCACCGGCAAGCAGCCGTACTTCGCCGGCAAGCCCAACCCGCTGATGATGCGCACCGGGCTCAACGCGATCGGCGCCCACTCCGAGTCCAGCGCGATGATCGGCGACCGCATGGACACCGACGTGCTGGCCGGCATGGAGGCCGGGATGCGCACCTTCCTGGTGCTCACCGGCCTGACCCGGCCCGAACAGGTCGAGGACTTCCCCTTCCGTCCCTCCGAGGTCGTCGACTCCATCGCCGACCTGGTCGACCGGGTCTGA
- a CDS encoding class F sortase has product MTDVSPPAGARTGSGRLVTGVAWAVLLLALWLWGRESDPAGAAARPATGDMAAAGRPPGVRLPPAHRPLGDAPPERVDIPGLGLRAPVVPAGLDGDGAIEAPSFADADTVGWYADGTTPGAAGAALLVGHVDTDTRPAVFYELSTMEPGETIRVVRADGATARFTVDDIRVLDRDGFDARQAYGPRATGRAELRLITCGGTFDPATGGYSANVVVSAYLTGTEAGPAGDTGPGTPAGARA; this is encoded by the coding sequence ATGACCGACGTCTCCCCGCCCGCCGGGGCCCGGACCGGCTCCGGCCGGCTGGTGACCGGCGTGGCCTGGGCGGTGCTCCTGCTCGCCCTGTGGCTGTGGGGCCGCGAGTCCGACCCGGCCGGCGCGGCGGCCCGGCCCGCCACCGGCGACATGGCGGCGGCCGGCCGGCCCCCCGGCGTACGGCTGCCCCCGGCCCACCGGCCGCTCGGCGACGCCCCGCCCGAGCGGGTCGACATCCCCGGCCTCGGCCTGCGGGCGCCCGTCGTGCCCGCCGGCCTCGACGGCGACGGCGCCATCGAGGCACCCTCCTTCGCCGACGCGGACACCGTCGGCTGGTACGCGGACGGCACGACGCCCGGCGCCGCCGGCGCCGCCCTGCTCGTCGGCCACGTCGACACCGACACCCGGCCCGCCGTCTTCTACGAACTCAGCACCATGGAGCCCGGCGAGACGATCCGGGTGGTCCGCGCGGACGGCGCGACCGCCCGCTTCACCGTCGACGACATCCGGGTCCTGGACCGCGACGGCTTCGACGCCCGCCAGGCGTACGGCCCGCGCGCCACGGGCCGCGCCGAACTCCGGCTGATCACCTGCGGCGGCACCTTCGACCCGGCCACCGGCGGCTACTCGGCCAACGTGGTCGTCTCCGCCTACCTCACGGGCACCGAGGCCGGGCCCGCCGGGGACACCGGGCCCGGCACCCCGGCCGGCGCCCGCGCCTGA
- a CDS encoding glycoside hydrolase family 6 protein, whose product MDGGRRAGRTSARRISAATLGAALLLAGCSGTKDAKDDAKDGGGTGITQRPAAEGPFWVNPEGTAAHEAAALARDGKKDQAAQIRKIAAYPAAEWISPENPREQARAFTEAAAKAGRTALLVLYNVPHRDCGQYSQGGAADGDAYRAFVAAVAEGIGDRPATVILEPDAVLHLVDGCTPEEFHEERYDLLKGAVATLAALKDTAVYLDAGNAGWGDPDQIHEPLTWAGVEQADGFAVNVSNFYSTEDSLAYGKRLSAKVGGKHFVIDTSRNGNGPYTGGDPGERWCNPPGRALGETPTTETADPLVDAYLWIKRPGESDGECKGGPRAGRWWPEYALDLARASG is encoded by the coding sequence ATGGACGGCGGCAGGCGAGCCGGGAGGACGTCCGCACGGCGGATCTCCGCGGCAACGCTGGGGGCGGCACTGCTGCTCGCCGGATGCTCCGGCACGAAGGACGCGAAGGACGACGCGAAGGACGGCGGCGGCACCGGCATCACCCAACGGCCCGCCGCGGAAGGCCCGTTCTGGGTCAACCCGGAGGGCACCGCGGCCCACGAGGCCGCCGCCCTCGCCCGCGACGGCAAGAAGGACCAGGCCGCGCAGATCCGCAAGATCGCCGCCTACCCCGCCGCCGAGTGGATCAGCCCGGAGAACCCGCGGGAGCAGGCCCGCGCCTTCACCGAGGCCGCGGCGAAGGCCGGCCGCACCGCGCTGCTCGTCCTCTACAACGTCCCGCACCGCGACTGCGGCCAGTACTCCCAGGGCGGCGCCGCCGACGGCGACGCCTACCGCGCCTTCGTCGCCGCCGTGGCGGAGGGCATCGGCGACCGGCCCGCCACGGTCATCCTGGAACCGGACGCGGTGCTGCACCTGGTCGACGGCTGCACCCCGGAGGAGTTCCACGAGGAGCGCTACGACCTGCTCAAGGGCGCCGTCGCCACGCTCGCCGCGCTGAAGGACACCGCGGTCTACCTGGACGCGGGCAACGCCGGCTGGGGCGACCCCGACCAGATCCACGAGCCGCTGACCTGGGCCGGCGTCGAACAGGCCGACGGCTTCGCGGTCAACGTCTCCAACTTCTACTCCACCGAGGACTCCCTCGCCTACGGCAAGCGGCTCTCCGCCAAGGTGGGCGGCAAGCACTTCGTCATCGACACCAGCCGCAACGGCAACGGCCCCTACACCGGAGGCGATCCCGGCGAACGCTGGTGCAACCCGCCCGGCCGCGCCCTCGGCGAGACGCCGACGACCGAGACGGCCGACCCGCTGGTCGACGCCTACCTGTGGATCAAGCGGCCCGGCGAGTCGGACGGCGAGTGCAAGGGCGGCCCCCGGGCCGGCCGCTGGTGGCCCGAGTACGCGCTCGACCTGGCCCGCGCCTCCGGCTGA
- a CDS encoding kelch motif-containing protein — translation MKDRAGRRRARRFAIGTAVVVALAGMNGPWLYRFGTEKYHQYAINKPEYKAENGKWEIVEFPEEYRQNTIHAALLHTGKVLLVAGSGNNKKNFDAKQYDTRIWDPVEGTIKKVPTPSDLFCTGHTQLANGNLLIAGGTKRYEKLKGDVTKAGGLMIVHNENPDKPMTLPAGTRFTGKGSGKTFVSKDPVLVPRAEKVFDPATGAFLRNDPGYGRVYVEADKSGSQYETGTEDNYRIHGLSGEDERNTYGIAQKLALDKKDFQGIRDAFEFDPVAEKYIKVDPMLEARWYPTLTTLSDGKILSVSGLDDIGQIVPGKNEIYDPKTRKWTYTDKVRQFPTYPALFLKQDGKIFYSGSNAGYGPDDVGRDPGIWDVESNTFTEIPGLSDADMLETSGTVLLPPAQDEKYMVIGGGGVGESKLASNKTRLVDLKADAPRFVDGPTMEKGTRYPQASLLPDDTVMVSGGSEDYRGRSDSNILQARIYDTASNTFQRVADPLVGRNYHAGSILLPDGRLMFFGSDSLYGDKANTKPGTFEQRIEIYTPPYLYRDSRPDLSGGPQTIERGASGTFTSRAAASVKKMRLIRPSASTHVTDVDQRSIAVDFEVSGDQVTVTVPQGKNLVQSGWYMLFAVDDQGTPSKAQWVKVP, via the coding sequence ATGAAGGACCGTGCCGGCCGCCGCCGGGCCCGTCGCTTCGCGATAGGCACCGCGGTGGTAGTCGCGCTGGCCGGGATGAACGGGCCGTGGCTCTACCGCTTCGGGACCGAGAAATACCACCAGTACGCAATCAACAAGCCGGAGTACAAGGCCGAGAACGGCAAGTGGGAGATCGTCGAGTTTCCCGAGGAGTACCGGCAGAACACCATCCACGCGGCGCTGCTGCACACCGGCAAGGTGCTGCTCGTCGCCGGATCGGGCAACAACAAGAAGAACTTCGACGCGAAGCAGTACGACACGCGCATCTGGGACCCGGTCGAGGGGACCATCAAGAAGGTGCCGACGCCGTCCGACCTCTTCTGCACCGGCCACACCCAGCTCGCCAACGGCAACCTGCTGATCGCGGGCGGCACCAAACGCTACGAGAAGCTGAAGGGCGACGTCACCAAGGCCGGCGGCCTGATGATCGTCCACAACGAGAACCCCGACAAGCCGATGACGCTGCCCGCGGGCACCCGCTTCACCGGCAAGGGCAGCGGCAAGACCTTCGTCTCCAAGGACCCCGTGCTGGTGCCGCGCGCCGAGAAGGTCTTCGACCCGGCCACCGGCGCCTTCCTCCGCAACGACCCCGGCTACGGCCGGGTCTACGTCGAGGCGGACAAGAGCGGTTCCCAGTACGAGACCGGCACCGAGGACAACTACCGCATCCACGGGCTGTCGGGCGAGGACGAGCGCAACACGTACGGCATCGCGCAGAAGCTCGCCCTCGACAAGAAGGACTTCCAGGGCATCCGGGACGCCTTCGAGTTCGACCCGGTCGCCGAGAAGTACATCAAGGTCGACCCGATGCTGGAGGCCCGCTGGTACCCGACGCTCACCACCCTGAGCGACGGGAAGATCCTCAGCGTCTCCGGCCTCGACGACATCGGCCAGATCGTCCCGGGCAAGAACGAGATCTACGACCCGAAGACCCGCAAGTGGACCTACACCGACAAGGTCCGCCAGTTCCCCACCTACCCGGCGCTGTTCCTCAAGCAGGACGGCAAGATCTTCTACTCGGGTTCGAACGCCGGGTACGGGCCGGACGACGTGGGCCGCGACCCGGGCATCTGGGACGTGGAGAGCAACACGTTCACCGAGATCCCCGGGCTGAGCGACGCCGACATGCTGGAGACCTCCGGCACGGTGCTGCTCCCGCCCGCGCAGGACGAGAAGTACATGGTGATCGGCGGCGGCGGGGTCGGCGAGTCCAAGCTCGCCAGCAACAAGACCCGCCTGGTCGACCTGAAGGCGGACGCGCCGAGGTTCGTGGACGGGCCGACGATGGAGAAGGGCACGCGCTACCCGCAGGCCTCGCTCCTGCCCGACGACACCGTGATGGTCTCCGGCGGCTCGGAGGACTACCGGGGCCGCAGCGACTCCAACATCCTCCAGGCGCGGATCTACGACACGGCGAGCAACACCTTCCAGCGGGTCGCCGACCCGCTGGTGGGCCGCAACTACCACGCCGGGTCGATCCTGCTGCCCGACGGCCGGCTGATGTTCTTCGGCTCCGACTCGCTCTACGGCGACAAGGCCAACACCAAGCCGGGCACCTTCGAGCAGCGCATCGAGATCTACACGCCGCCCTACCTGTACCGCGACTCGCGGCCCGACCTGTCGGGCGGTCCGCAGACCATCGAACGCGGCGCGTCGGGCACGTTCACCTCGCGGGCCGCGGCCTCGGTGAAGAAGATGCGGCTGATCCGGCCGAGCGCGTCGACACACGTCACGGACGTCGACCAGCGGTCCATCGCGGTGGACTTCGAGGTCTCGGGCGACCAGGTGACCGTGACCGTGCCACAGGGCAAGAACCTGGTCCAGTCGGGCTGGTACATGCTCTTCGCCGTCGACGACCAGGGCACGCCGAGCAAGGCGCAGTGGGTCAAGGTGCCCTGA
- a CDS encoding cellulose synthase catalytic subunit: protein MTSTPTGAGRDDDPSRTTQLRVVSHRSGNTGAFRRIKKTLPRYDYEHYSRLAGPLTQPDPGRPYRVQYRSLLSQEPHRVRVALMLAAAPLLSVVLLVWLLRPEHWTERDYPAFDWLPALDVVMLVAIGLIELFRCLNVLSNAHATLVARDPVPVVPETGTRVAFLTSFVPGKEPLEMVTKTLEAAVRIRHRGLMHVWLLDEGDDPEVKAVCARLGVHHFSRKGVARWNRPKGPHRAKTKHGNYNAWLEAHGDDYDFFASVDTDHVPLPNYLERMLGFFRDPDVGFVIGPQVYGNYDNPITKAAESQQFLFHALIQRAGNRYGSPMFVGTSNAVRITALKQIGGLYDSITEDMATGFEIHRHKNPATGRRWRSVYTPDVLAVGEGPNAWTDFFTQQMRWSRGTYETILTQYWKGWYSLPPGKLFNYTMMIIFYPMSALNWILAALSCALFLGLGASGVNIDPVVWLMLYGNASALQIGLYVWNRRHNVSPHEPEGSGGVAGMVMSALSAPLYAKALIDSALRRKSKFVVTPKGDSASPDTLFGTFRYHWYFIVIFGASIAAGFVFGHSHPAMIVWACFALLITASPIFAWRHSLREARKKPVAAAPAEPRTQPVDTAPAGPPYPSQQQPSWGAPDGTDEQTMQIALGGLGGRKE from the coding sequence ATGACGTCGACGCCGACGGGCGCCGGGCGGGACGACGACCCGTCCCGGACCACCCAGCTCAGGGTGGTCTCGCACCGCAGCGGCAACACGGGGGCCTTCCGCCGGATAAAGAAGACCCTGCCGCGCTACGACTACGAGCACTACAGCCGGCTCGCCGGCCCCCTCACCCAGCCCGATCCCGGCCGGCCCTACCGGGTCCAGTACCGCTCGCTGCTCTCCCAGGAGCCGCACCGCGTCCGGGTCGCGCTGATGCTGGCCGCGGCGCCGCTGCTCTCGGTGGTGCTGCTGGTGTGGCTGCTGCGCCCCGAGCACTGGACCGAGCGCGACTACCCGGCCTTCGACTGGCTGCCCGCGCTCGACGTGGTGATGCTCGTGGCGATCGGCCTCATCGAGCTGTTCCGCTGCCTGAACGTCCTCTCCAACGCCCACGCCACCCTGGTCGCCCGCGACCCGGTCCCCGTGGTGCCCGAGACCGGCACCCGCGTGGCCTTCCTCACCTCCTTCGTGCCCGGCAAGGAGCCGCTGGAGATGGTGACGAAGACCCTGGAGGCGGCCGTCAGGATCCGCCACCGCGGCCTGATGCACGTCTGGCTCCTGGACGAGGGCGACGATCCGGAGGTGAAGGCGGTCTGCGCGCGCCTGGGCGTGCACCACTTCTCCCGCAAAGGGGTCGCCCGCTGGAACCGGCCCAAGGGACCGCACCGCGCCAAGACCAAGCACGGCAACTACAACGCGTGGCTGGAGGCGCACGGCGACGACTACGACTTCTTCGCCTCGGTCGACACCGACCACGTGCCGCTGCCCAACTACCTGGAGCGGATGCTCGGCTTCTTCCGCGACCCGGACGTCGGCTTCGTCATCGGCCCCCAGGTGTACGGGAACTACGACAACCCCATCACCAAGGCCGCCGAGTCGCAGCAGTTCCTCTTCCACGCGCTCATCCAGCGGGCCGGCAACCGCTACGGGTCGCCCATGTTCGTCGGCACCTCCAACGCGGTGCGCATCACGGCGCTGAAGCAGATCGGCGGCCTGTACGACTCGATCACCGAGGACATGGCCACCGGCTTCGAGATCCACCGCCACAAGAACCCGGCCACCGGACGCCGCTGGCGCTCGGTCTACACGCCGGACGTGCTCGCGGTCGGCGAGGGCCCGAACGCCTGGACGGACTTCTTCACCCAGCAGATGCGCTGGTCGCGCGGGACCTACGAGACGATCCTCACGCAGTACTGGAAGGGCTGGTACTCCCTGCCTCCGGGCAAGCTCTTCAACTACACCATGATGATCATCTTCTACCCGATGTCGGCGCTCAACTGGATCCTGGCCGCGCTGAGCTGCGCCCTCTTCCTGGGCCTGGGCGCCTCGGGCGTCAACATCGACCCGGTGGTCTGGCTGATGCTCTACGGCAACGCCTCCGCCCTCCAGATCGGGCTCTACGTCTGGAACCGCCGCCACAACGTCTCCCCGCACGAACCCGAGGGCTCCGGCGGCGTGGCCGGCATGGTCATGTCGGCGCTGTCGGCGCCGCTGTACGCGAAGGCGCTCATCGACTCCGCGCTGCGCCGCAAGAGCAAGTTCGTGGTCACGCCCAAGGGCGACTCGGCCAGCCCGGACACGCTCTTCGGGACCTTCCGGTACCACTGGTACTTCATCGTGATCTTCGGTGCCTCGATCGCCGCCGGCTTCGTCTTCGGGCACTCGCACCCCGCCATGATCGTCTGGGCGTGCTTCGCGCTGCTGATCACCGCCTCGCCGATCTTCGCCTGGCGGCACTCGCTGCGGGAGGCGAGGAAGAAGCCCGTCGCGGCGGCTCCCGCGGAGCCGCGCACCCAGCCCGTGGACACGGCGCCCGCGGGACCGCCGTACCCGTCGCAGCAGCAGCCGTCGTGGGGTGCGCCCGACGGCACCGATGAACAGACCATGCAGATCGCCCTTGGTGGACTTGGGGGACGTAAGGAATGA
- a CDS encoding peptidoglycan-binding protein, with translation MATPVFEDIDPASDCDCPGCRLWHRVLPHSRAGRGLAHPASHRAVIVATATTAALGAGAGVTVPTTAHAAHFPGVPAAEEGDSPQGEPGPLYGNVGKTATPTAAPALPAITRSEIIDRARKWVTAKVPYSLSAYWSDGYRQDCSGYVSMAWNLPGNEWTGSLAQYGVRITKAELQPGDILLFHNAANPTNGSHVTIFGGWTDSSRTTYLAYEQTKPSTLARTTPYAYWSNSAQYVPYRYKGVTTGAAGAPSASGFPGTGAFGPGAVNAHVTRLGTMLVARGGGHFYTSGPGPRWTEADRRATEAFQRAQGWRGKDADGLPGPTTWRLLAGGKGKDIAPPASHGVPGFPGRGAFRPGAVNAYVTQLGERLVAKGHGAHYTTGPGPRWTEADRRNVEAFQRAQGWRGGAADGYPGPETWRRLFS, from the coding sequence ATGGCGACTCCGGTATTCGAGGACATCGATCCCGCGAGCGATTGCGACTGCCCGGGGTGCCGCCTCTGGCACCGCGTCCTCCCGCATTCCCGGGCCGGCAGGGGACTGGCCCATCCGGCGTCGCACCGGGCCGTGATCGTGGCCACCGCCACCACCGCCGCACTCGGCGCCGGAGCGGGGGTGACCGTCCCGACCACCGCCCACGCGGCCCACTTCCCCGGCGTTCCCGCAGCGGAGGAGGGGGACAGCCCGCAGGGGGAGCCGGGCCCCCTGTACGGGAACGTGGGCAAGACGGCGACCCCGACCGCGGCGCCGGCCCTGCCCGCCATCACCCGCTCGGAGATCATCGACCGGGCCCGGAAATGGGTCACCGCGAAGGTTCCGTACAGCCTTTCGGCGTATTGGTCCGACGGTTATCGGCAGGACTGCTCGGGTTATGTGTCGATGGCCTGGAACCTGCCCGGGAACGAATGGACGGGAAGCCTCGCGCAGTACGGCGTCCGCATCACCAAGGCGGAACTCCAGCCGGGCGACATACTCCTCTTCCACAATGCGGCCAATCCCACGAACGGCTCCCACGTCACGATCTTCGGCGGCTGGACCGACTCCTCCCGCACCACCTACCTCGCCTACGAGCAGACCAAGCCCTCCACCCTGGCCCGCACCACGCCCTACGCCTACTGGAGCAACTCCGCGCAGTACGTGCCCTACCGCTACAAGGGGGTCACCACGGGTGCCGCCGGCGCCCCCTCGGCGAGCGGCTTCCCGGGCACCGGCGCCTTCGGCCCCGGCGCGGTCAACGCGCACGTCACCCGGCTCGGCACCATGCTCGTCGCCCGGGGCGGCGGGCACTTCTACACCTCGGGCCCCGGGCCGCGCTGGACGGAGGCGGACCGCCGGGCGACCGAGGCGTTCCAGCGCGCCCAGGGCTGGCGTGGCAAGGACGCCGACGGGCTCCCCGGCCCCACCACCTGGCGACTGCTGGCCGGCGGCAAGGGCAAGGACATCGCCCCGCCCGCCTCGCACGGGGTGCCCGGCTTCCCGGGCCGCGGCGCCTTCCGGCCGGGCGCGGTCAACGCCTACGTCACCCAGCTCGGCGAACGGCTCGTCGCCAAGGGCCACGGCGCCCATTACACGACCGGACCGGGGCCGCGCTGGACCGAGGCGGACCGGCGCAACGTCGAGGCGTTCCAGCGGGCCCAGGGCTGGCGGGGCGGCGCGGCGGACGGCTACCCCGGCCCCGAGACCTGGCGGCGCCTCTTCTCCTGA
- a CDS encoding SPFH domain-containing protein, whose protein sequence is MSTTSSTPSSTAAPAASPEPVPGSGAAEGAARHTRLIHSEATTEIPVHLLFRDESGPAPVPLRPAVVARRQGTGEQPRVRRPGPAVPRPVPPVDPELTERPARVLPGAAGVAAGALGLAGCAATSWWAGLVPPLVLQSLALPPAPAAGGLGPVAWAAYAAAGTLGLFGFGGLARGRTGSAWVLGLFGRYRGSVRRTGLMWVNPLLLRRRVDVRLRHWRGEPMPAADGNGVALRVVTLVVWRVRDTARATLAIEDHEAYLRQCVEAALARVPVEPPGGARASADGAGEALTRMVAADAAPVGLEVFAVRPLRVEYAPEVAAAMNRRRIAALEARERADALDSVVDSVEDTVTRLTVRGLVDLDDYERKALVRDLTVAFCAGRGDTGA, encoded by the coding sequence ATGAGTACGACCTCGTCCACACCCTCGTCCACGGCCGCGCCCGCGGCCTCCCCGGAACCCGTCCCCGGGTCCGGCGCCGCGGAGGGCGCGGCCCGGCACACCCGGCTCATCCACAGCGAGGCCACCACGGAGATCCCCGTCCACCTGCTCTTCCGCGACGAGTCGGGACCGGCGCCGGTCCCGCTGCGGCCCGCGGTCGTCGCCCGCCGGCAGGGCACCGGGGAGCAGCCCCGGGTGCGGCGGCCCGGTCCCGCCGTGCCCCGGCCGGTGCCGCCGGTCGACCCGGAGCTGACGGAGCGTCCGGCCCGGGTGCTGCCCGGCGCGGCGGGCGTGGCCGCCGGGGCGCTCGGGCTGGCCGGCTGCGCGGCCACGTCCTGGTGGGCGGGGCTCGTGCCGCCGCTCGTCCTCCAGTCGCTCGCGCTGCCGCCCGCCCCGGCCGCCGGGGGGCTCGGCCCGGTCGCCTGGGCGGCGTACGCGGCGGCCGGCACCCTCGGCCTGTTCGGGTTCGGCGGGCTGGCCCGGGGCCGTACCGGCTCGGCCTGGGTGCTCGGCCTGTTCGGCCGCTACCGGGGGAGCGTGCGGCGCACCGGCCTGATGTGGGTCAACCCGCTGCTGCTGCGCCGCCGGGTCGACGTGCGGCTGCGGCACTGGCGGGGCGAGCCGATGCCCGCGGCGGACGGCAACGGGGTCGCGCTGCGGGTGGTGACGCTGGTGGTGTGGCGGGTGCGGGACACCGCGCGGGCCACGCTGGCGATCGAGGACCACGAGGCGTACCTGCGCCAGTGCGTGGAGGCGGCCCTGGCCCGGGTGCCGGTGGAGCCGCCCGGCGGGGCGCGGGCCTCGGCGGACGGGGCGGGGGAGGCGCTGACCCGGATGGTGGCGGCGGACGCGGCACCGGTGGGGCTGGAGGTGTTCGCGGTGCGGCCGCTGCGGGTGGAGTACGCCCCCGAGGTGGCGGCGGCGATGAACCGCCGGCGGATCGCCGCGCTGGAGGCCCGGGAGCGGGCCGACGCGCTCGACTCGGTCGTGGACTCGGTGGAGGACACGGTGACCCGGCTGACCGTGCGCGGACTCGTCGACCTGGACGACTACGAACGCAAGGCGCTGGTCCGGGACCTCACGGTGGCGTTCTGCGCCGGGCGGGGCGACACGGGCGCCTAG
- a CDS encoding lytic polysaccharide monooxygenase codes for MRTRTKLYAASVGMATAGALVLSSGGASGHGYTDLPVSRQKLCQNGSVSNCGNIQWEPQSVEGPKGFPSSGPADGQLCSANNGQFAQLDRPKTPNGQNWPTTKVNGGQSYTFRWQFTAMHSTTDFKYYVTKPGWDQNRNLTRADLNLTPFLTVPYNNQRPPATLSHSGTLPSGLSGHHVILAVWTVADTNNAFYACSDVTF; via the coding sequence ATGCGCACAAGGACCAAGTTGTACGCCGCCTCGGTCGGCATGGCGACCGCCGGAGCCCTGGTGCTCTCCTCCGGTGGCGCCAGCGGTCACGGCTACACCGACCTGCCGGTCAGCCGCCAGAAGCTCTGCCAGAACGGGTCGGTCTCCAACTGCGGCAACATCCAGTGGGAGCCGCAGAGCGTCGAGGGCCCGAAGGGCTTCCCCTCCTCGGGTCCGGCCGACGGCCAGCTCTGTTCGGCCAACAACGGCCAGTTCGCGCAACTCGACCGCCCGAAGACCCCGAACGGCCAGAACTGGCCCACCACCAAGGTCAACGGCGGCCAGAGCTACACCTTCCGCTGGCAGTTCACCGCCATGCACTCCACGACCGACTTCAAGTACTACGTCACGAAGCCGGGCTGGGACCAGAACCGCAACCTGACCCGCGCCGACCTCAACCTCACGCCGTTCCTGACGGTGCCCTACAACAACCAGCGTCCGCCGGCCACGCTCTCCCACAGCGGCACCCTGCCGTCCGGGCTGAGCGGCCACCACGTGATCCTCGCGGTGTGGACGGTCGCCGACACGAACAACGCCTTCTACGCCTGCTCGGACGTCACCTTCTGA